A section of the Labrus mixtus chromosome 15, fLabMix1.1, whole genome shotgun sequence genome encodes:
- the csde1 gene encoding cold shock domain-containing protein E1 isoform X3, whose product MERGSSEPPVARNTGPTPSSSTDPVPIPRSSSVSCHPHPGSKKHKRTPLYQRSMSFDPGMLHNNGHTAYANGTGPGIREIGVVEKLLTSYGFIQCSERQARLFFHCSQYNGNLQELKIGDDVEFELSSDRRTGKPIAVKLLKIKPEVLPEERISGQVVSSIPMHLDGKSAPGQVPTGSVCYERNGEVFYLTYTPDDVEGNLHLDTGDKVSFYMDTNKHTGAVSARNIQLVKKKQMRCQGVVCATKEAFGFIERADVVKEIFFHYSEFKGDLEALQAGDDVEFTIKDRNGKEVATDVRLLPQGTVIFEDISIEQFEGTVVKVIPKVPTKNQNDPLPGRISARIGFTDKELPFGEKDTKSKVTLLEGDHIQFNISTDRRDKLERATNIDIYPDTFDFTKETREMGVIAAIRDGFGFIKCVDRDARMFFHFSEVLEESQLHISDEVEFTVVPDMLSAQRNHAVRIKKLPKGTVSFHTQSEQRFVGVVEKELVATSNKNTSPTRGKEKETEEGTIAYEDCGVKLTVPFHAKDLEGGGLPQAGDKVEFSINEVKRTGLQSAVSIRVMNRNSSNTKRLHGFVATLKDNFGFIETANHDQEIFFHYSEMCGDLENLELGDTVEYTLSKGKGNKVSAEKVTKVAAVNGIGDDVVATVMMGKVIRPLRSVDPSQTEYQGLIEVAEEGGVKGSNYPFGIMGMSNKADCLQKGELVKFQVCTVTQTGQKMACNVVPQRRAMVECVKDQFGFITYEVGESKKLFFHVKEVQDGLELQTGDEVEFSVVLNQRTGKCSACNVRRVSEGPKPVATPRPDRLVNRLKSITLDDASAPRLVIVRQPRGPDNSKGFNVERKTRQPGVID is encoded by the exons ATGGAAAGGGGCTCTTCCGAACCACCAGTGGCGCGCAACACTGGCCCCACCCCCTCTTCCTCTACCGACCCCGTGCCTATACCCCGCTCCTCTTCCGTCTCATGTCATCCCCATCCAGGAAGTAAAAAACACAAGCGGACTCCTCTGTATCAGAGATCA ATGAGTTTTGACCCTGGCATGCTCCATAACAATGGACACACTGCATATGCCAACGGCACAGGGCCTGGCATTAGAGAGATTGGTGTGGTGGAGAAGCTACTGACCTCCTACGGGTTCATCCAGTGCTCAGAACGTCAGGCTCGTCTCTTTTTCCACTGTTCCCAGTACAATGGCAACCTGCAGGAGCTTAAAATAGGAG ATGATGTTGAGTTTGAGCTTTCCTCTGACAGGCGCACTGGCAAGCCGATAGCAGTGAAGCTGCTAAAGATAAAGCCAGAGGTGCTGCCAGAGGAGCGGATCTCGGGCCAG GTTGTCTCGTCCATCCCCATGCATTTGGATGGAAAGTCTGCTCCCGGCCAGGTGCCCACTGGCAGCGTTTGTTATGAAAGGAACGGG GAAGTGTTCTATCTAACCTACACTCCTGATGATGTGGAAGGTAATCTCCACCTGGACACAGGCGACAAAGTCAGCTTTTACATGGACACCAACAAGCA cacTGGTGCGGTTAGTGCCCGTAATATTCAACTTGTGAAGAAAAAGCAAATGAGGTGCCAGGGTGTGGTGTGTGCAACAAAG GAGGCGTTCGGATTCATTGAGAGAGCTGATGTAGTGAAGGAGATCTTCTTTCACTACAGCGAGTTCAAGGGCGATCTGGAGGCTCTGCAGGCTGGAGATGACGTGGAATTTACcattaaagacagaaat GGTAAAGAGGTTGCCACAGATGTGAGACTGCTCCCCCAAGGGACAGTCATCTTTGAGGATATCAGCATTGAGCAGTTTGAAGGCACTGTCGTCAAGGTCATACCCAAGGTTCCCACCAAAAACCAG AACGACCCTCTCCCAGGTCGTATTAGTGCCCGGATTGGTTTCACTGACAAGGAACTACCGTTTGGTGAAAAGGACACAAAGTCCAAGGTGACTCTCCTGGAGGGAGACCACATTCAGTTCAACATCTCAACGGACCGCAGAGACAAGCTGGAGAGGGCCACAAACATCGACATCTACCCAGACACCTTTGACTTCACAAAGGAGACCCGAGAGATG GGTGTGATTGCAGCAATACGCGATGGCTTTGGCTTCATTAAATGTGTCGATCGAGATGCGAGGATGTTTTTTCACTTCAGTGAAGTTCTAGAGGAGAGTCAGCTGCACATCTCTGATGAAGTGGAGTTCACTGTTGTGCCT GATATGCTGTCGGCTCAAAGGAATCATGCAGTGCGAATCAAGAAGCTGCCCAAGGGCACAGTGTCCTTCCATACTCAGTCTGAGCAGCGCTTTGTGGGCGTGGTGGAGAAAGAGCTTGTGGCAACCTCCAACAAGAATACCAGTCCAACCAGGGGAAAAGAAAAg GAAACGGAGGAAGGCACAATTGCATATGAAGACTGTGGAGTGAAGCTCACTGTGCCATTTCATGCCAAGGACCTGGAGGGGGGAGGTCTGCCACAAGCCGGAGATAAG gtgGAGTTTTCAATTAATGAAGTGAAGCGAACAGGCCTGCAGAGTGCTGTCTCCATCAGAGTCATGAATAGAAACTCCTCCAACACTAAGAGACTGCATGGATTTGTCGCCACGCTGAAGGACAACTTCGGTTTTATTGAGACAGCGAATCATGATCAAGAGATATTTTTTCACTACAG TGAAATGTGTGGAGATTTGGAGAACTTGGAGCTGGGCGACACGGTGGAGTACACTCTCTCAAAGGGCAAAGGAAACAAAGTCAGCGCTGAAAAGGTTACTAAAGTGGCTGCAG tgAATGGCATTGGTGACGATGTTGTGGCAACAGTGATGATGGGTAAAGTCATCCGTCCGTTACGCAGTGTGGATCCTTCACAGACGGAATACCAAGGGCTAATCGAGGTCGCAGAGGAAG GTGGGGTTAAAGGTTCAAATTATCCCTTTGGAATCATGGGTATGTCAAACAAGGCAGACTGTCTGCAGAAAGGTGAACTTGTCAAGTTCCAGGTGTGCACAGTAACCCAAACTGGACAGAAGATGGCGTGCAATGTGGTCCCTCAACGTAGAGCCATGGTGGAGTGTGTCAAAGACCAG TTTGGCTTCATCACATATGAAGTTGGTGAAAGCAAGAAGCTGTTCTTCCATGTTAAAGAGGTGCAAGATGGCCTTGAGCTCCAGACTGGGGATGAGGTGGAGTTTTCGGTTGTCCTCAATCAACGCACAGGAAAATGTAGTGCCTGCAACGTGCGCCGAGTCAG TGAGGGGCCGAAACCTGTGGCAACTCCACGTCCTGATCGTCTGGTGAACAGACTGAAGAGCATCACTCTTGACGACGCCAGTGCTCCTCGTCTGGTCATTGTAAGACAGCCCCGTGGTCCCGATAATTCAAAG GGCTTTAATGTGGAGCGCAAGACCCGCCAGCCTGGTGTAATCGACTGA
- the csde1 gene encoding cold shock domain-containing protein E1 isoform X5, giving the protein MGSPWKGFVEFTLPASPPTAFVSADLSSTSPVGLSLSPYGRSMSFDPGMLHNNGHTAYANGTGPGIREIGVVEKLLTSYGFIQCSERQARLFFHCSQYNGNLQELKIGDDVEFELSSDRRTGKPIAVKLLKIKPEVLPEERISGQVGPDLHAYPFTVLHGYIHPVVSSIPMHLDGKSAPGQVPTGSVCYERNGEVFYLTYTPDDVEGNLHLDTGDKVSFYMDTNKHTGAVSARNIQLVKKKQMRCQGVVCATKEAFGFIERADVVKEIFFHYSEFKGDLEALQAGDDVEFTIKDRNGKEVATDVRLLPQGTVIFEDISIEQFEGTVVKVIPKVPTKNQNDPLPGRISARIGFTDKELPFGEKDTKSKVTLLEGDHIQFNISTDRRDKLERATNIDIYPDTFDFTKETREMGVIAAIRDGFGFIKCVDRDARMFFHFSEVLEESQLHISDEVEFTVVPVGPLYNLFAKDMLSAQRNHAVRIKKLPKGTVSFHTQSEQRFVGVVEKELVATSNKNTSPTRGKEKETEEGTIAYEDCGVKLTVPFHAKDLEGGGLPQAGDKVEFSINEVKRTGLQSAVSIRVMNRNSSNTKRLHGFVATLKDNFGFIETANHDQEIFFHYSEMCGDLENLELGDTVEYTLSKGKGNKVSAEKVTKVAAVNGIGDDVVATVMMGKVIRPLRSVDPSQTEYQGLIEVAEEGGVKGSNYPFGIMGMSNKADCLQKGELVKFQVCTVTQTGQKMACNVVPQRRAMVECVKDQFGFITYEVGESKKLFFHVKEVQDGLELQTGDEVEFSVVLNQRTGKCSACNVRRVSEGPKPVATPRPDRLVNRLKSITLDDASAPRLVIVRQPRGPDNSKGFNVERKTRQPGVID; this is encoded by the exons ATGGGCAGCCCCTGGAAAGGCTTTGTTGAGTTTACCTTGCCTGCGTCGCCACCCACCGCGTTTGTTAGCGCTGACCTGAGCAGCACCTCCCCTGTCGGACTCAGCCTGTCGCCATATGGCCGATCC ATGAGTTTTGACCCTGGCATGCTCCATAACAATGGACACACTGCATATGCCAACGGCACAGGGCCTGGCATTAGAGAGATTGGTGTGGTGGAGAAGCTACTGACCTCCTACGGGTTCATCCAGTGCTCAGAACGTCAGGCTCGTCTCTTTTTCCACTGTTCCCAGTACAATGGCAACCTGCAGGAGCTTAAAATAGGAG ATGATGTTGAGTTTGAGCTTTCCTCTGACAGGCGCACTGGCAAGCCGATAGCAGTGAAGCTGCTAAAGATAAAGCCAGAGGTGCTGCCAGAGGAGCGGATCTCGGGCCAGGTGGGGCCAGACCTGCACGCCTATCCCTTTACTGTGCTGCATGGTTATATTCATCCA GTTGTCTCGTCCATCCCCATGCATTTGGATGGAAAGTCTGCTCCCGGCCAGGTGCCCACTGGCAGCGTTTGTTATGAAAGGAACGGG GAAGTGTTCTATCTAACCTACACTCCTGATGATGTGGAAGGTAATCTCCACCTGGACACAGGCGACAAAGTCAGCTTTTACATGGACACCAACAAGCA cacTGGTGCGGTTAGTGCCCGTAATATTCAACTTGTGAAGAAAAAGCAAATGAGGTGCCAGGGTGTGGTGTGTGCAACAAAG GAGGCGTTCGGATTCATTGAGAGAGCTGATGTAGTGAAGGAGATCTTCTTTCACTACAGCGAGTTCAAGGGCGATCTGGAGGCTCTGCAGGCTGGAGATGACGTGGAATTTACcattaaagacagaaat GGTAAAGAGGTTGCCACAGATGTGAGACTGCTCCCCCAAGGGACAGTCATCTTTGAGGATATCAGCATTGAGCAGTTTGAAGGCACTGTCGTCAAGGTCATACCCAAGGTTCCCACCAAAAACCAG AACGACCCTCTCCCAGGTCGTATTAGTGCCCGGATTGGTTTCACTGACAAGGAACTACCGTTTGGTGAAAAGGACACAAAGTCCAAGGTGACTCTCCTGGAGGGAGACCACATTCAGTTCAACATCTCAACGGACCGCAGAGACAAGCTGGAGAGGGCCACAAACATCGACATCTACCCAGACACCTTTGACTTCACAAAGGAGACCCGAGAGATG GGTGTGATTGCAGCAATACGCGATGGCTTTGGCTTCATTAAATGTGTCGATCGAGATGCGAGGATGTTTTTTCACTTCAGTGAAGTTCTAGAGGAGAGTCAGCTGCACATCTCTGATGAAGTGGAGTTCACTGTTGTGCCTGTAGGTCCTCTTTATAACCTTTTCGCAAAA GATATGCTGTCGGCTCAAAGGAATCATGCAGTGCGAATCAAGAAGCTGCCCAAGGGCACAGTGTCCTTCCATACTCAGTCTGAGCAGCGCTTTGTGGGCGTGGTGGAGAAAGAGCTTGTGGCAACCTCCAACAAGAATACCAGTCCAACCAGGGGAAAAGAAAAg GAAACGGAGGAAGGCACAATTGCATATGAAGACTGTGGAGTGAAGCTCACTGTGCCATTTCATGCCAAGGACCTGGAGGGGGGAGGTCTGCCACAAGCCGGAGATAAG gtgGAGTTTTCAATTAATGAAGTGAAGCGAACAGGCCTGCAGAGTGCTGTCTCCATCAGAGTCATGAATAGAAACTCCTCCAACACTAAGAGACTGCATGGATTTGTCGCCACGCTGAAGGACAACTTCGGTTTTATTGAGACAGCGAATCATGATCAAGAGATATTTTTTCACTACAG TGAAATGTGTGGAGATTTGGAGAACTTGGAGCTGGGCGACACGGTGGAGTACACTCTCTCAAAGGGCAAAGGAAACAAAGTCAGCGCTGAAAAGGTTACTAAAGTGGCTGCAG tgAATGGCATTGGTGACGATGTTGTGGCAACAGTGATGATGGGTAAAGTCATCCGTCCGTTACGCAGTGTGGATCCTTCACAGACGGAATACCAAGGGCTAATCGAGGTCGCAGAGGAAG GTGGGGTTAAAGGTTCAAATTATCCCTTTGGAATCATGGGTATGTCAAACAAGGCAGACTGTCTGCAGAAAGGTGAACTTGTCAAGTTCCAGGTGTGCACAGTAACCCAAACTGGACAGAAGATGGCGTGCAATGTGGTCCCTCAACGTAGAGCCATGGTGGAGTGTGTCAAAGACCAG TTTGGCTTCATCACATATGAAGTTGGTGAAAGCAAGAAGCTGTTCTTCCATGTTAAAGAGGTGCAAGATGGCCTTGAGCTCCAGACTGGGGATGAGGTGGAGTTTTCGGTTGTCCTCAATCAACGCACAGGAAAATGTAGTGCCTGCAACGTGCGCCGAGTCAG TGAGGGGCCGAAACCTGTGGCAACTCCACGTCCTGATCGTCTGGTGAACAGACTGAAGAGCATCACTCTTGACGACGCCAGTGCTCCTCGTCTGGTCATTGTAAGACAGCCCCGTGGTCCCGATAATTCAAAG GGCTTTAATGTGGAGCGCAAGACCCGCCAGCCTGGTGTAATCGACTGA